The following coding sequences are from one Elusimicrobium minutum Pei191 window:
- a CDS encoding response regulator transcription factor, protein MIRILLADDHALVRDGIKSILERKGKNISVVAEMGNGKEMLDYAVKNKNIDVYVVDIAMPILNGIAAVQKLLKINPDAKVIVLSMYDDRASVEKAFKAGARGFVVKVSSADEIIEAIKEVSAGRFYLCSKVSKFVVQGFLGKASPSKKDPSGLTPKEKQILQLIAEGFSSKEIAKEFGLSLNTVHVHRNNIMRKLDIHKQAELVRYAIKEGIAHL, encoded by the coding sequence ATGATAAGAATACTCCTAGCAGACGATCATGCCCTGGTTCGTGACGGTATAAAGTCAATCCTTGAAAGAAAGGGAAAAAACATTTCTGTCGTAGCGGAAATGGGTAATGGTAAAGAGATGTTGGATTATGCAGTAAAAAACAAAAACATTGACGTATATGTAGTAGATATAGCTATGCCTATACTTAACGGTATAGCTGCAGTACAGAAACTTCTTAAAATCAATCCTGACGCTAAAGTCATTGTTCTAAGTATGTATGATGACAGAGCCTCTGTCGAAAAGGCTTTTAAAGCAGGGGCAAGGGGTTTTGTCGTTAAGGTTTCTTCAGCAGACGAAATTATAGAAGCTATAAAAGAAGTAAGCGCGGGTAGATTTTATCTTTGTTCTAAAGTTTCTAAATTTGTTGTCCAAGGTTTTTTGGGGAAGGCGTCCCCTTCCAAGAAAGACCCCAGCGGTTTAACACCTAAAGAAAAGCAGATTCTTCAGCTCATAGCGGAAGGGTTTAGCAGCAAGGAAATCGCGAAAGAATTTGGTCTTTCTCTAAATACTGTTCATGTGCACAGAAACAATATTATGAGAAAGCTTGATATTCATAAGCAGGCGGAGTTGGTGCGTTACGCTATTAAAGAGGGCATTGCGCATTTATAA
- a CDS encoding PD-(D/E)XK nuclease family protein, protein MEFEHKVYELNYSKIKTYKECPLLYKYKYVEGKREGLVPASSLGVSIHRTLEEYHKYSNDPSEILNYFNNCWLGAGYTSAGEQMEYYLKGKKMLEAYAEKEYERKTSVDSTEREFIFEHGIWTIRGKIDRTDLWPDGSWEVIDYKTGSELDENFDVTQSLQMGIYSVGARRAWNMKKGKASIYNVALGIVYSADFDLFNEDEILKTFVETGKKIEASFFPANTNHCQHCLFNNRCPSSSVKEAA, encoded by the coding sequence ATGGAATTTGAGCATAAAGTTTACGAACTTAATTATTCTAAGATAAAAACTTATAAAGAATGTCCTCTTTTATATAAATATAAATATGTTGAAGGTAAAAGAGAGGGGCTTGTGCCCGCATCTTCTTTAGGCGTTTCCATACACCGTACTCTTGAGGAATACCACAAATATTCTAATGATCCTTCCGAAATTTTAAATTATTTTAACAACTGTTGGCTGGGCGCGGGCTATACAAGCGCGGGCGAACAGATGGAATATTATTTAAAAGGCAAAAAAATGCTTGAAGCTTACGCCGAAAAAGAATATGAGCGTAAAACTTCGGTAGACAGTACCGAGCGTGAGTTTATTTTTGAGCATGGTATTTGGACAATAAGGGGCAAAATTGACCGCACCGACTTATGGCCGGACGGCAGTTGGGAAGTTATAGATTATAAAACAGGCTCCGAACTTGACGAGAATTTTGACGTAACCCAAAGCCTTCAAATGGGCATATATTCCGTAGGCGCCAGAAGAGCCTGGAATATGAAAAAGGGCAAAGCTTCAATATATAACGTAGCTTTAGGTATTGTATACAGCGCTGATTTTGATTTGTTTAATGAAGATGAAATTTTAAAAACTTTCGTTGAAACAGGTAAAAAAATAGAAGCGTCTTTTTTCCCCGCCAACACCAA
- a CDS encoding RsmD family RNA methyltransferase, with protein sequence MRIIAGTAKGRKIFSVSKKMAVVPISDRIKQSVFDIIRPKIPACYFLDLFAGTGNVSLEALSRGAAKAVMLDKEVACVKNIKRNLEHLGFADRGMVFKGDVLKGIGFLSAYAPEGYDIIFMGPPYRDINEKPLSLSGPALAEAAKYNLLAKGGFIVLQHHKHEFFDVPALFKIYREEKYGDTLVHFLHFNKSKNPQPSKSEDFEGTIAKRKFVHANSDKQLKEIKQ encoded by the coding sequence ATGCGTATTATTGCAGGTACGGCTAAGGGCCGCAAAATATTTTCAGTTTCTAAAAAGATGGCCGTGGTTCCGATATCGGACAGAATCAAGCAATCCGTTTTTGATATCATAAGGCCCAAAATACCCGCTTGTTACTTTTTGGATTTATTTGCCGGCACGGGCAATGTTTCTTTAGAAGCGCTTTCGCGCGGCGCGGCCAAAGCGGTTATGCTTGATAAGGAGGTGGCCTGCGTAAAAAATATAAAACGTAATTTGGAGCATCTTGGCTTTGCCGACAGAGGCATGGTTTTTAAGGGGGATGTTTTAAAAGGAATAGGTTTTTTATCAGCCTACGCGCCCGAAGGTTATGACATTATTTTTATGGGGCCTCCTTACCGTGATATTAATGAAAAGCCTCTTTCCCTTTCCGGCCCGGCTTTGGCTGAAGCGGCAAAATATAATTTACTCGCTAAAGGCGGTTTTATAGTTTTGCAGCATCATAAGCACGAGTTTTTTGACGTGCCCGCCCTTTTTAAAATATACCGTGAGGAAAAATACGGCGATACGCTTGTGCATTTTTTACATTTTAATAAATCTAAAAATCCGCAGCCTTCCAAAAGTGAGGATTTTGAAGGCACCATAGCCAAAAGGAAATTTGTTCACGCTAATTCCGACAAACAACTAAAGGAAATTAAACAATAA